The genomic segment GAATAGTTAATTTGTGCATTCACCCCTAAAGCTTCGAGGTAGCGTGGCCAATATATCGAACTGGTTCCCCCTTGCGGTCCAACGCTGATGCGTTTGCCTTCTAAATCTTTCATGGACTTGATGTCCGTTTTACTCATGGCAATGGCATGAAAAGGCGTTTCGTACATGGGGAATAAGGCGCGAACATTTTTGTGTTCCAAACCTGGCGCTAATTCACTTTTGCCACTCCAAGCCTCATACATTGGTCCCATAGTAACTAAGCCAATGGTTTGTTCGCCCATTTCGACTAACGTGGCATTTTGCTGTGGGCCGCCTGTGACTTCTCCGCTTGCGCTAATGCCAAATGATTCACCGAGAAATCCAGCCAATCCGTTGCCATAAACAAAATATACACCGCCTTGGCTGGCTGTGCCAATACTGATGCTTTTTGGCCAATCACTACGATCTTGCGCGACCGCAACGCTCATAGTAATCGCAGTCGTTGCGATAGACAGTAGTGTTTTTTTCATTATTTTTTTCATGATATTACCTGTTTTGTGGTTTGTTGTATTTTGGTTGTGCTACGGACAGTGTAATGAGTCGCACAACCGTGATTGATTACGGTACTGAGTATAGGAATTTTTTCGCGCGATGTCTATTTTTTTATAGCTTATATTGGTAAAACAGATAGCAGCAGGGCGGCCAACTAAGGCGGGCGGCTAATGACGTAGCTTAAGCAACACCAAACTCACTAAAAAAAAGAGTAAGATAGGCGAAATCGCACCTAAAATAACGGGTAGCCCTGTGAGTAAAACAATGTTGGCAATACTCGAATAAGCAATGAAGTAAGCCAGTCCCAACAAAATGCCAATAAATAGCTTTCGACCTTGACCACTATTGCGCTGAGAGCCAAAGACAAAGGGCAGTGCGAGTAAAAACATGACACCTGTGGTCAAGGGTATCAGTAACCGTTGCCAAAAAATTAATAAATAATTGGTTGGTTGGATAGCATTGGCTTTTTGATATTGAATATAACGTGATAAATCACGCAAAGAGAGTGCCTCAGGATCGGATAATAGCAAAGTGAGGATATCGTAATCGAGCCGATTTTGCCAATCATACGTTTCATGATGGGTGACGCGCATTGTATTATTGGCAAAGGTTTTTTCAGTGGTGTTAAAGAGTTGCCAGTTGCCAGGGTTAAAGCGGCCGCGCTCTGCGGCCAATACTTGATCAAATTGCATTGCCTCGTCAAACGTATAGATTTTGATGCCAACGAATTCCCCTTGGGCATTGACACCGTTTATCCGCAAAATGCTGCGATTATCTTGCGCCCACACGCGTTGATTAACCAGGCTGTTCGTGACTCTACCCAGCGCGTTGGCGCGAATATTTTCGACTTTGTCGTTTAGATAAACGCCCAAAAATTCGCTAATCAACAAAATTAACGCACCGAGAATAACTGCCAAACTAAACCCTAAGATGCCGATACGTAGGCGTGAAACGCCAGACGACTGCATGACAATTAACTCATTTGCGGCGGCCATTTTACCAAGACCAAGCAGTGCGCCAATTAATAAAGCAATCGGGAAAAACTCGATGAGCTTTAGCGGAATTAGCCCGAAAACGTATTGCATGAGGGTGACAAAATTATAGGTATTTTTGCCGAGGTTATCCGCTTCGCCAATTAAGGTCGCAAGCAAATCAATCATCAGTAGGGCTAACAAGACAACAAAAATTGAGCCGCAAACCGTGATGACGATATGTCGGTCAAGTCGTTTTTGCATGTTTTCCTCTGTTTTTTCGCAACGACTGCAGACTGGTTTTGAGGTTGTTTTGCGAATTCGCTAGTGTTAACCAAATGAATAAAATAAGCAGAAATAAAAGGTGGCTGGTGTGCATGCCAGGCAAGATGCTCAGTTTGCCATTTTCAACCAATGCTTGGAAAATATACTGCGAGTTTAAATAAATTGCATAAGTGAGAATGGCAATTACATATTTTCCGTAGCGATTCTCGCGCGGATTGACTTGAACTAACAGCGGCGCAAATAGTGCGAGTAAAAAAATCGAAAGCGCAGGAGAAAATCGGCGCTGTAATTCGAGCTGGTTGTCTATGTTTTTTTCACTCAGCAAGGTTTTGGTGGGGACGGCTTTGATGCGTTGGTTACGATTGATGTCGGTTACAGCGGGGAGCAGGGCAAGTAAGCGCTCAAATTGCATCAGCTGCGTGCCATCGCTATTTTCGGTAATTCTTGAGCCACTATCTAGCGCTAAAAATCGCTGAGTATCTTGGCTAAACTGTTGCCCGCTTGCCGCGACAGTGGCGGACTCGCCCTGTTCGTTGGCTTGCCAGACAAAAAATTGGGAAAACTGCTGTTCATCGACGTTGGCCACATAGATGGTCGTTTGATTGCCGATGGTGCGAAAATTACCAGGTTGTATCAGAGATAATTCGGATTCTTTTCTGGCTTTTTCACGCAGGTCGTAGCTTAGCTCTCGCGTTTTGGGTAGCAAATCCAACGTCAGGTAAAGTATAAGGAGTGCCAGCGGCGCCGCTACGCTAAAGATGGCCGTGTATGTCTGCAATTTTCCATAGCCCAGTGCTTTCATCGCAATGAGTTCGTTGTCGGTGGCAAGCTTTGACAGGCTGATGAGCACCGCAATAAAAAAGGCAAAAGGCGTGAGCAGTACGAATAAATTCACACTGTGTAGCGCCACCAATTTAAAGACAGCGGCACCGACAATTTTTCCACTGGCCGCCTCGCCAAGCAATTTGGCGAACTGAAAGCTGACCATAATCAGTATCAGTGCGGTAATGACCGCCAAAAAGACTTCCATCATTTCGGTGATAATATGTTTTTTTAGCCGATGCAAATAACCTCCTTGCTGACCTTGTGTAATAAATCCAGTAAACTCTATGTTAAAATTACCCTGATTGATAATGACAACGAGTGATTTGGTTGTTTACTGCGGGTGTTGTTTTGTTATCCAGAATGGCTGCTAAGTCTCGATGACAAATAACGACAGCGGGTATTATATTACGACCAATGCCATTAGGGGTATGAGTTTGTTAAGAACTTAAATAAAACTAATCATAACGAAACAAGGTGATTCATGCAAATCGAGCTAAAAAAGCAAGCAATAGTCTCTGCATCCAGCGATGTGTTGATTGTAGGTATTGAAGAAGACCAAGCGATTCAAGGCGCATTAAAAACATTGGATGAGGCGACCAAAGGCTATTTTGATCTAAAAAAAGCAGCAGGTGTCTGGCCAACAAAAGCAGGGCAAATTCGGACATTTTATGGCGTGACAGGTGTTGAAGCAGCGTCTGTTGCGGTTATTTGCTTTGAAGCCAGTCACAAAGGGCTTAAAAAGGCAAGCGAGACCATTATCGGTTATTTACGAGGGCATGCGATCAAAACAGCGGATATCGCGCTAGTTCAAGCGCCAATTGAAGGGCTATCCATGACGGCGAAAGCACAGCTAATGACGCAGTCGATGCTAGATGCGGATTACCAGTTTGATGCGTTTAAATCGCAGCCCGAGCCGCGAGAACCCATTGAAGTTAATTTACTTAGCGAGACAGAGACTACGGCAATCGCGACTGGCATCCAGACGGGGCACGCCATTGCCGCAGGGATGAAGGTCTGCAAAGACTTGGGTAACGCGCCAGGTAATGTGTGTACGCCAAAATATCTGGCCAAAGTCGCGGGTGATATTGCCAAAATGTTTGACTCGTTGACCGTGCATGTGCTCAAAGAGCGCGACATAAAAGAGTTAGGGATGAATGCCTTGCTATCCGTGTCCAAGGGGTCGGCGGAAAAGCCCCGTTTGATTACGCTCGCGCACCAAGGCGCAGATGCCAACGAGGCGCCGATTGTTTTAGTCGGGAAAGGCGTGACGTTTGACACGGGTGGGATTTCAATTAAGCCCAGCGCCAATATGGATGAAATGAAATACGACATGTGTGGTGCAGCCACGGTGATTGGTGTCATGAAAACGGTGGCGATGCTAAATTTACCGCTTAATTTGGTTGCCGTGGTGCCTGCGGTTGAAAATATGCCGTCTTCAAAGGCGAGTAAGCCAGGCGACATCGTCACCGCCATGTCAGGCAAAACGATTGAAATTTTAAACACAGATGCCGAGGGTCGGTTAATTTTGTGTGACGCCATGACTTACGCACAGCAGACGTTTAAGCCCAAAACGATGATTGATTTTGCGACGTTGACGGGGGCGATTATTGTCGCGTTAGGCCATGAAACAACGGGAATTATGGCGAATGATGACTCATTGGCACAATCACTGGTTGCCGCAGGTGATCGGGCGTTGGATCGTGCATGGCATTTGCCGTTAGGCGAGGAATACAGCGAAAAATTAAAAAGTCCGTTTGCTGATTTGCAAAATATTAGCGCGGGTCGCGGTGCAGGGAGTTTGACCGCAGGTGCATTTTTGCAGGCGTTTGTTGACGATGTGCCTTGGGCGCATTTGGATATTGCGGGTACGGCATGGCAGTCAGGCGCTAACAAAGGGGCGACAGGCCGCCCAGTGCCGCTGGTTGTTGAGTATCTGCTTTCACAAGTGTCTTGATGACAATCAATAGCCAGTCGCCTGATGCGCGACAATCTGATATATCGCTAACTGAGGCATCACTAACTAAGGCATCGCTAACTGATGCGCAATCTGCGGCGCGTTTGCAAGCCGCCGCCGACGAATTAGGGATTACGTTGTCAGGCCAGCAAATTGCTCAATTGCTGGACTATGCGCGGTTATTTATGCACTGGAACAAAGCATATAATCTATCCGCTGTACGGACCTTGCCGATGGTGGTTGATCGACACTTGATTGACTCGCTCTCAGTGGTGAGTCAGGTCGCCGCCTATTGCCCTAAATGTATTGCTGATATTGGGACGGGAGGGGGTTTGCCTGGCGTAGTGTTGGCTATTTTGTTTGCAGATACGCCCGTTTATTTGGTGGAAAGCATTGGTAAGAAGTGCCGTTTTTTAAGCCATGTCCGTGCCACTTTGCCGCTTAATAATGTTGAGGTTATACAGCAACGGGTTGAGGCTTGGCAGCCTGAGTTTGCTTGTTCGGTTGTTGTTAGTCGCGCGTTTGCGTCGCTAAAGCAGTTTACCCAGCTGACACGGCATTTGGGCGATGAATCTAGCGTTTGGTTGGCGATGAAATCAGCAGATATTGCCGATGAACTAAACGCGCTACAAGACAGTGAATTTGTGATTGCGTCGGATAAGCCAATAACCGTGCCATTTGAGCCAGCAAAACGGCGATTAATTAGTTTAACTTTACGGAAAACGCCTTGAAAATTATTGCGATTTGTAACCAAAAAGGCGGTGTTGCCAAAACGACAACCGCGGTTAATTTGGCTGCCTCTTTAGGCATCTTAGGTCAACGGGTGCTGTTGGTGGACTTAGATCCGCAAGGAAATGCATCAATTGCGTGTGGTATTGACAAAAAGACGCTATCTTCAACGTTGCTAGAGGTCCTCACGGGCGAGCAACCGTTAGCGGAAATTATTTTGCCAACTCGGTTTGAATCGCTTGCGCTGGCGCCGAGCAATCAGGATTTAACCGCGGCTGAAGTGAGTCTGGCGAAACAGGCCAACGGCGCGTTTCAGTTGCGTCGCTGTATCGAAGCATTAACCGAAGCGCGGACTGAAGTGTTAACCGAAGCGCGGGCCGATGACACAAGCCATCAATCCAGTTATGATACGGTGGTTATTGATTGCCCGCCTGCGTTAAATATCTTGACGGTTAACGCTTTGTCTGCAGCGGATTACTTAATTGTACCGATTCAGTGTGAATACTACGCGTTAGAGGGGTTGACAGCGCTGCTGGATAATGTCGCCGACATTCGTGCCAGCGTTAATTCGACGCTCAACG from the Ostreibacterium oceani genome contains:
- a CDS encoding TAXI family TRAP transporter solute-binding subunit — its product is MKKIMKKTLLSIATTAITMSVAVAQDRSDWPKSISIGTASQGGVYFVYGNGLAGFLGESFGISASGEVTGGPQQNATLVEMGEQTIGLVTMGPMYEAWSGKSELAPGLEHKNVRALFPMYETPFHAIAMSKTDIKSMKDLEGKRISVGPQGGTSSIYWPRYLEALGVNAQINYSGASDAAGQLKDGLIDAFTFSAGIPIGAFSQLSAEADVKTFAFTDEEHAIILEKFPEVAAFTIPGGTYSVQPDDQQSVAMWNFAVAHKDMPESLAYEITKLVMENNDRMKSIHAAAAKTVAENWDKNSFLPYHKGAVKYFAEIGIEIPANLQE
- the lptG gene encoding LPS export ABC transporter permease LptG, whose amino-acid sequence is MQKRLDRHIVITVCGSIFVVLLALLMIDLLATLIGEADNLGKNTYNFVTLMQYVFGLIPLKLIEFFPIALLIGALLGLGKMAAANELIVMQSSGVSRLRIGILGFSLAVILGALILLISEFLGVYLNDKVENIRANALGRVTNSLVNQRVWAQDNRSILRINGVNAQGEFVGIKIYTFDEAMQFDQVLAAERGRFNPGNWQLFNTTEKTFANNTMRVTHHETYDWQNRLDYDILTLLLSDPEALSLRDLSRYIQYQKANAIQPTNYLLIFWQRLLIPLTTGVMFLLALPFVFGSQRNSGQGRKLFIGILLGLAYFIAYSSIANIVLLTGLPVILGAISPILLFFLVSLVLLKLRH
- the lptF gene encoding LPS export ABC transporter permease LptF produces the protein MHRLKKHIITEMMEVFLAVITALILIMVSFQFAKLLGEAASGKIVGAAVFKLVALHSVNLFVLLTPFAFFIAVLISLSKLATDNELIAMKALGYGKLQTYTAIFSVAAPLALLILYLTLDLLPKTRELSYDLREKARKESELSLIQPGNFRTIGNQTTIYVANVDEQQFSQFFVWQANEQGESATVAASGQQFSQDTQRFLALDSGSRITENSDGTQLMQFERLLALLPAVTDINRNQRIKAVPTKTLLSEKNIDNQLELQRRFSPALSIFLLALFAPLLVQVNPRENRYGKYVIAILTYAIYLNSQYIFQALVENGKLSILPGMHTSHLLFLLILFIWLTLANSQNNLKTSLQSLRKNRGKHAKTT
- a CDS encoding leucyl aminopeptidase encodes the protein MQIELKKQAIVSASSDVLIVGIEEDQAIQGALKTLDEATKGYFDLKKAAGVWPTKAGQIRTFYGVTGVEAASVAVICFEASHKGLKKASETIIGYLRGHAIKTADIALVQAPIEGLSMTAKAQLMTQSMLDADYQFDAFKSQPEPREPIEVNLLSETETTAIATGIQTGHAIAAGMKVCKDLGNAPGNVCTPKYLAKVAGDIAKMFDSLTVHVLKERDIKELGMNALLSVSKGSAEKPRLITLAHQGADANEAPIVLVGKGVTFDTGGISIKPSANMDEMKYDMCGAATVIGVMKTVAMLNLPLNLVAVVPAVENMPSSKASKPGDIVTAMSGKTIEILNTDAEGRLILCDAMTYAQQTFKPKTMIDFATLTGAIIVALGHETTGIMANDDSLAQSLVAAGDRALDRAWHLPLGEEYSEKLKSPFADLQNISAGRGAGSLTAGAFLQAFVDDVPWAHLDIAGTAWQSGANKGATGRPVPLVVEYLLSQVS
- the rsmG gene encoding 16S rRNA (guanine(527)-N(7))-methyltransferase RsmG, which encodes MTINSQSPDARQSDISLTEASLTKASLTDAQSAARLQAAADELGITLSGQQIAQLLDYARLFMHWNKAYNLSAVRTLPMVVDRHLIDSLSVVSQVAAYCPKCIADIGTGGGLPGVVLAILFADTPVYLVESIGKKCRFLSHVRATLPLNNVEVIQQRVEAWQPEFACSVVVSRAFASLKQFTQLTRHLGDESSVWLAMKSADIADELNALQDSEFVIASDKPITVPFEPAKRRLISLTLRKTP
- a CDS encoding ParA family protein translates to MKIIAICNQKGGVAKTTTAVNLAASLGILGQRVLLVDLDPQGNASIACGIDKKTLSSTLLEVLTGEQPLAEIILPTRFESLALAPSNQDLTAAEVSLAKQANGAFQLRRCIEALTEARTEVLTEARADDTSHQSSYDTVVIDCPPALNILTVNALSAADYLIVPIQCEYYALEGLTALLDNVADIRASVNSTLNVLGFLRTMFDKRARLGTEVSAQLEGYLGDKVFDTIIPRNVRLAEAPSHGMPVYYYERSSKGAKAYLAFAKEVIKRLK